The Sphingomonas sp. So64.6b genome includes a region encoding these proteins:
- a CDS encoding ABC transporter permease, with protein sequence MNDVAAFSHERAADGDVLRFSGNLSLSRIGDLPERLRAYDGPVDRLDLSGIDRIDTVGAWVVQRFAAEHDAKIEGLDADAEHLLAQVKAADQAVKMRPEHVGSFSRVLGEVGEATMIAMKTTVGLLGFMGATVIALGSVIRHPSRFRFNATVQRFEVVGVSALGIIGLMSFLIGIVIAQQGAVQLRQFGAEVFTINLVGRLTLRELGVLMTAIMVAGRSGSAFAAQIGTMKLTEEVDAMRTIGVSPMEALVLPRTLAVVLMMPLLGFYASLVAIIGGGLLCWVSLGIPPVTFIQRIREVVPITDLYVGLVKAPVFGAIIAIAGCFQGMMVEADAEQVGLRTTSAVVQAIFLVIVLDAFFAVFFTWVGWT encoded by the coding sequence ATGAACGATGTCGCCGCCTTCTCGCACGAACGCGCCGCCGACGGTGATGTCCTGCGCTTTTCGGGCAATTTGTCGCTGTCGCGGATCGGCGACCTGCCCGAACGGCTGCGTGCCTATGATGGCCCGGTCGACCGGCTTGACCTGAGCGGGATCGACCGCATCGATACGGTCGGCGCCTGGGTGGTGCAGCGTTTCGCTGCCGAACATGACGCGAAGATTGAGGGGCTCGACGCCGATGCCGAGCATCTGCTCGCGCAGGTCAAGGCCGCCGACCAGGCGGTCAAGATGCGCCCCGAACATGTCGGCAGCTTCTCGCGCGTGCTCGGCGAAGTTGGCGAAGCGACGATGATCGCGATGAAGACGACGGTCGGGCTGCTCGGTTTCATGGGCGCGACGGTGATCGCGCTGGGCAGCGTCATTCGGCACCCGAGCCGTTTCCGTTTCAACGCCACGGTGCAGCGGTTCGAGGTGGTCGGCGTGTCGGCGCTCGGCATTATCGGGCTGATGAGTTTCCTGATCGGCATCGTCATCGCGCAGCAGGGTGCGGTGCAGCTGCGTCAGTTCGGCGCGGAAGTGTTCACGATCAACCTGGTCGGGCGGCTGACCTTGCGCGAACTCGGCGTGTTGATGACCGCGATCATGGTCGCGGGGCGTTCCGGTTCCGCTTTCGCGGCGCAGATCGGGACGATGAAACTGACCGAAGAGGTCGATGCGATGCGTACGATCGGCGTTTCGCCGATGGAAGCGCTGGTGCTGCCGCGTACGCTCGCGGTGGTGCTGATGATGCCGTTGCTCGGCTTCTACGCCTCGCTGGTCGCGATCATCGGTGGTGGCCTGTTGTGCTGGGTTTCGCTCGGTATCCCGCCGGTCACTTTCATCCAACGCATTCGCGAAGTGGTACCGATCACCGATCTGTATGTCGGTCTGGTCAAGGCGCCGGTGTTCGGCGCGATCATCGCCATCGCGGGTTGTTTCCAGGGCATGATGGTCGAGGCCGATGCCGAGCAGGTCGGCCTGCGTACCACCTCTGCCGTGGTTCAGGCGATTTTCCTGGTGATCGTGCTCGACGCCTTTTTCGCGGTGTTCTTCACCTGGGTCGGCTGGACATGA
- a CDS encoding HAD-IB family hydrolase: MTEEAAHRLAIYDMDKTITVAPTWTRFLIGATRAHAPWRLALLPLAGLAIGGYGLRLINRARLKQVTQRLLLGGSIARRDADILAVRFADRVVADGLFAGARARIEADRAAGYRLVMATASYDFYVTAIAQRLSFDAVIATGSRLTEDGRVRAVIDGENCYGPAKLRMIQSWLAVQGIDRSETQIRFYSDHVSDAPTLDWADEPFAVHPSPALRALAIIRGWPILDW, encoded by the coding sequence ATGACTGAAGAAGCCGCCCACCGACTTGCGATCTACGATATGGACAAGACGATCACCGTCGCGCCAACCTGGACGCGCTTCCTGATCGGCGCGACACGCGCGCATGCGCCGTGGCGGCTGGCGCTGCTGCCGCTCGCCGGGCTTGCGATCGGTGGCTATGGGTTGCGGCTGATCAACCGCGCACGTTTGAAACAGGTGACGCAGCGGCTGCTGCTCGGCGGATCGATCGCGCGCCGGGATGCGGATATCCTTGCTGTCCGTTTCGCCGATCGGGTGGTCGCCGATGGTTTGTTCGCCGGCGCGCGAGCGCGGATCGAAGCCGATCGCGCGGCGGGCTACCGCCTGGTCATGGCGACCGCCTCCTATGATTTCTATGTCACCGCGATCGCGCAGCGACTCAGCTTCGATGCGGTGATCGCGACAGGATCGCGCCTGACCGAAGACGGGCGCGTCCGCGCGGTGATCGACGGCGAGAATTGCTATGGCCCGGCCAAGTTGCGCATGATCCAGTCCTGGCTCGCTGTCCAGGGTATCGACCGGTCGGAAACCCAAATCCGTTTTTATTCCGACCATGTGTCTGACGCGCCGACGCTCGACTGGGCCGACGAGCCATTCGCCGTACATCCGAGCCCTGCGCTGCGTGCGCTCGCCATCATCAGGGGCTGGCCGATCCTCGACTGGTAG
- a CDS encoding DUF445 domain-containing protein, with the protein MKLLARASRNAEAVPAGLRRMRIVATGLLVAMAAVFLATRALDASSMGGHPAIGFIRAFAEAAMVGGLADWFAVTALFRHPLGLPIPHTAIIPRNKDRIGDTLAQFLRDNFLIPGVVARRMRQLDVASAAGRWLSAPAGSEGRLRRGASGLVANMLEAFDPQRLGGMVKGAIGQRLRTLEVSPLLGQALTAAIAEKRHLPLLDGIIRWAAQVLSSNEHLVRAMVHERAGSVLRWTGLDETLADKIISGLDGLVNDMADDPDHPLRAKAEEGLEVLAYDLQYDPKMRAKVEALKADLIDNPAMQLWLDGMWESARASLLKVARDPNAAMSGKLGDMLRQLGTTLQEDSGLRATINRFTRRAAVGMAADYGDGIVRLVSETVRGWDARTITQRLENAVGRDLQYIRVNGTLVGGLVGLIIHAVDMLL; encoded by the coding sequence ATGAAGCTGCTCGCCCGCGCATCCCGCAACGCAGAAGCCGTGCCTGCGGGGCTGCGTCGGATGCGAATCGTTGCCACCGGCCTGCTCGTTGCGATGGCGGCAGTGTTCCTCGCGACCCGCGCGCTCGATGCTTCATCAATGGGGGGGCATCCGGCGATCGGTTTTATTCGCGCCTTTGCCGAAGCGGCGATGGTCGGCGGGCTGGCCGACTGGTTCGCGGTGACCGCGCTGTTCCGCCACCCACTCGGCCTGCCTATTCCGCACACCGCGATCATCCCGCGCAACAAGGACCGCATCGGCGATACGCTGGCGCAGTTCCTGCGTGACAATTTCCTCATTCCCGGCGTGGTCGCGCGGCGCATGCGGCAGCTCGATGTCGCCTCGGCGGCGGGGCGCTGGCTTTCCGCACCGGCCGGCAGCGAGGGGCGGTTGCGGCGTGGCGCCTCCGGACTGGTCGCGAACATGCTTGAGGCGTTCGACCCGCAGCGTCTCGGTGGCATGGTCAAAGGGGCGATCGGTCAGCGGTTGCGCACGCTCGAGGTTTCGCCGTTGCTTGGCCAGGCGCTGACCGCGGCGATTGCCGAGAAACGTCATTTGCCGCTGCTCGACGGGATTATCCGCTGGGCGGCGCAGGTGCTCAGCTCGAACGAACATCTGGTGCGTGCGATGGTGCATGAACGCGCCGGGTCGGTCCTGCGCTGGACCGGTCTCGACGAGACGCTCGCCGATAAGATCATTTCCGGGCTCGACGGGCTGGTCAACGACATGGCCGACGATCCCGATCATCCATTGCGCGCCAAGGCGGAGGAAGGGCTCGAGGTGCTTGCCTATGACCTGCAATACGACCCGAAGATGCGCGCCAAGGTCGAGGCGCTCAAGGCCGACCTGATCGATAATCCCGCGATGCAGCTTTGGCTCGACGGCATGTGGGAAAGCGCTCGCGCCAGCCTGCTCAAGGTCGCACGCGACCCCAATGCTGCGATGAGCGGCAAATTGGGCGATATGTTACGCCAATTGGGCACGACCTTGCAGGAAGATTCCGGGCTTCGTGCAACCATCAACCGTTTCACGCGTCGGGCAGCGGTGGGCATGGCGGCAGATTATGGCGACGGCATCGTCCGGCTCGTGTCGGAAACGGTACGCGGTTGGGACGCGCGCACGATCACGCAGCGGCTGGAGAATGCCGTCGGGCGCGATCTGCAATATATCCGCGTCAACGGCACGCTGGTCGGCGGGTTGGTCGGGCTGATCATCCACGCGGTGGATATGCTGCTTTGA
- a CDS encoding efflux RND transporter permease subunit — MNFRNISAWSIRNPVPSIVLFIALSIAGVFSFMSMQVNNDPDIDFPMAIVVISQPGAAPTELETQVTQRVESAVRSLQGIDEISSTVTEGSSVTQIQLNIGTPIDRAVIDIRDAITQIRSDLPDGILEPQIYRANTSGNDLASYSAITSDMTIEQLSWYIDNNVSKELLSVPGMATVSRNGGVSREIRIILDPLKLQAQGLTASQVNQQLRQVNLNAAGGRAEIAGSEQSVRVLGNAKNAYELGQTQISVGGGRTVRLADIGRVRDLYAEQRSESSFDGKQVVTFDFQRAKGASDVAVFHAAEKKLADLQKRNPKVQFQLIFNETQYAESQYHSAIEALIEGALLAVLVVFLFLRDWRATVISALAIPLSAIPTFWFMELMGFNLNQLTLLALSLVAGVLVDDAIVEIENIVRHMRMGKTAYQASIDAADEIGLAVLATTMAIVAVFLPVGLMPGVSGQFFKNFGLTVVAAVLMSLAVARLLTPMIAAYFLKAFGHAEHGEGRLMHGYLATLKWTLRHRWSAVVGGVTALALTVVCGYFLPMTFQPEQDQDATTALVEMVPGTTLEQTSKVVKQVADILAAEKPAVKSVYSRSFVGNGRVVALFNKDKGLTSTQFEQKLAPKLNAIADARVTFRSQNGWGGSGRALTIVLGGDDPKLLNDTAVKLVREMAQLPELVAPRISGDLQRPEIVIKPRLDLAANLGVTTAALSNAIRIATLGDIDQNSAKFSLSDRQVPIRVALDENARERLSTIQNLPVATATGGSVPLNVIADIGFGAGPTKIERVAQQRQITVGTDLAPGVVSGTAQTKIHALPTMKNLPIGVGELTLGQTKWQAEMVSNFITAVIAGVGLVFAVLVLLYRRVLPPLVNMGSLLLAPLGGLIALLVTGNPLSMPVFIGLLMLLGIVAKNSILLIDFALEEIEKGVDVSTAIIDAGHKRAQPIVMTTVAMVAGMVPTALSLGGDGSWRAPMGITVIGGLTLSTILTLLIVPASFSLAVGVEKWIGPKLRRGLLTYKPGDDGMPVIDHDPRPHLPSAPTRIGGPKSGDDLPHPAE; from the coding sequence ATGAATTTCCGGAACATCTCGGCCTGGTCGATCCGCAACCCGGTGCCGTCGATCGTGCTGTTCATCGCGCTGTCGATCGCCGGGGTCTTCAGTTTCATGAGCATGCAGGTCAACAACGACCCGGACATCGATTTCCCGATGGCGATCGTCGTGATCAGCCAACCGGGCGCCGCACCGACCGAGCTTGAGACACAAGTCACGCAGCGCGTCGAATCCGCCGTGCGCAGCTTGCAGGGGATTGACGAGATCAGCTCGACCGTGACCGAGGGCAGCTCGGTCACGCAGATCCAGCTCAATATCGGCACGCCGATCGATCGGGCCGTGATCGATATTCGCGACGCGATCACGCAGATTCGCAGCGACCTGCCCGACGGTATTCTCGAGCCGCAAATCTATCGTGCGAACACCAGCGGCAACGATCTCGCCAGCTATTCCGCGATCACCTCCGACATGACGATCGAACAGCTTAGCTGGTACATCGATAATAATGTCAGCAAGGAGCTGTTATCGGTTCCCGGCATGGCGACGGTCAGCCGCAACGGCGGCGTCAGTCGCGAAATTCGTATCATCCTCGATCCGCTCAAACTGCAGGCGCAAGGGCTGACAGCGAGTCAGGTCAATCAACAGCTTCGCCAGGTCAATCTCAACGCCGCCGGCGGCCGTGCGGAGATTGCCGGATCGGAGCAATCGGTCCGTGTGCTCGGCAACGCCAAGAATGCCTATGAACTTGGCCAGACGCAGATCTCGGTCGGCGGCGGACGAACCGTGCGCCTTGCCGATATCGGGCGCGTGCGCGACCTTTATGCCGAACAGCGTTCGGAATCGTCATTCGACGGCAAGCAAGTCGTCACCTTCGATTTCCAGCGCGCCAAGGGCGCGTCGGACGTGGCCGTGTTCCACGCCGCCGAGAAGAAGTTGGCGGACCTGCAGAAGCGTAACCCGAAGGTCCAGTTCCAGCTGATCTTCAACGAAACCCAATATGCCGAATCGCAATATCACAGCGCGATCGAAGCGTTGATCGAAGGCGCGCTGCTCGCGGTCCTGGTGGTGTTCCTGTTCTTGCGTGACTGGCGCGCGACGGTCATCTCCGCGCTCGCCATTCCCTTGTCGGCAATCCCAACCTTCTGGTTCATGGAATTGATGGGGTTCAACCTCAATCAGTTGACCCTACTTGCGCTCAGCCTCGTGGCCGGCGTGCTGGTCGATGACGCGATCGTCGAGATCGAGAATATCGTCCGCCACATGCGCATGGGCAAGACCGCCTATCAGGCGTCGATCGACGCCGCGGACGAGATCGGTCTCGCCGTGCTTGCCACCACCATGGCGATCGTCGCGGTGTTCCTGCCAGTCGGTTTGATGCCCGGCGTGTCGGGTCAGTTTTTCAAGAATTTCGGCCTGACCGTCGTCGCCGCGGTACTGATGAGCCTTGCCGTCGCGCGCCTTTTGACGCCGATGATCGCGGCCTATTTCCTGAAAGCCTTCGGCCATGCCGAACATGGCGAGGGGCGGCTGATGCATGGCTATCTCGCCACGCTCAAATGGACGCTCCGGCATCGCTGGTCGGCGGTGGTCGGCGGGGTGACCGCACTCGCGCTCACCGTGGTGTGCGGATATTTCCTGCCGATGACCTTCCAGCCTGAACAGGATCAGGACGCGACAACGGCGCTGGTGGAGATGGTGCCGGGCACGACGCTCGAACAGACCAGCAAGGTGGTCAAGCAGGTCGCCGATATCCTCGCGGCGGAAAAGCCGGCGGTGAAATCGGTCTATTCGCGCTCCTTTGTCGGCAATGGCCGGGTGGTCGCGCTGTTCAACAAGGACAAGGGCCTGACCAGCACCCAGTTCGAACAGAAACTCGCGCCAAAGCTCAACGCGATTGCCGATGCGCGCGTCACCTTCCGTTCGCAAAATGGCTGGGGCGGCAGTGGTCGCGCATTGACCATCGTGCTTGGTGGCGACGATCCCAAGCTGCTCAACGACACGGCGGTCAAGCTCGTACGCGAAATGGCCCAGCTGCCGGAGCTCGTCGCGCCGCGGATCAGCGGTGATCTCCAGCGACCGGAGATCGTCATCAAGCCCCGGCTCGACCTGGCTGCCAATCTCGGCGTCACGACGGCAGCGCTATCGAATGCGATCCGCATCGCGACACTGGGCGATATCGACCAGAACAGCGCGAAATTCTCGCTGTCGGATCGCCAGGTGCCGATCCGTGTCGCGCTCGACGAGAATGCGCGCGAACGCCTGTCGACGATTCAGAATCTACCGGTCGCCACCGCTACGGGTGGTTCTGTTCCGCTTAATGTGATTGCGGATATCGGCTTCGGCGCCGGACCGACCAAAATCGAACGCGTCGCGCAGCAGCGTCAGATCACCGTCGGCACCGACCTTGCCCCGGGCGTAGTCAGCGGTACGGCGCAAACCAAGATCCACGCGTTGCCAACCATGAAGAACCTGCCGATCGGCGTCGGCGAACTGACGCTCGGCCAGACCAAATGGCAGGCGGAGATGGTCAGCAACTTCATTACGGCGGTGATTGCCGGCGTCGGCCTGGTGTTCGCGGTGCTGGTGCTGCTTTATCGCCGCGTTTTGCCGCCTTTGGTCAACATGGGCTCGTTGCTGCTGGCGCCGCTCGGTGGACTGATCGCGCTGCTCGTGACGGGCAATCCGTTGTCGATGCCGGTGTTCATCGGTCTGCTCATGCTGCTCGGCATCGTCGCCAAGAATTCGATCCTGCTGATCGACTTCGCGCTCGAGGAGATCGAGAAGGGCGTCGATGTTTCAACCGCGATCATCGATGCCGGGCACAAGCGTGCTCAGCCGATCGTCATGACCACGGTCGCGATGGTCGCCGGCATGGTCCCGACCGCCTTGTCGCTGGGCGGCGATGGCTCCTGGCGCGCGCCGATGGGCATCACGGTGATCGGCGGCTTGACCCTGTCGACGATCCTCACCTTGCTGATCGTGCCGGCCAGCTTCAGCCTCGCGGTCGGGGTCGAGAAATGGATCGGACCGAAGCTGCGTCGCGGCCTGTTGACCTATAAGCCGGGCGACGACGGCATGCCGGTGATCGACCATGATCCGCGGCCGCATTTGCCGTCCGCACCGACACGGATCGGCGGGCCAAAGTCCGGTGATGACCTCCCGCATCCCGCAGAGTGA
- a CDS encoding efflux RND transporter periplasmic adaptor subunit, which produces MNYESATFENDGRLALPGSGAPRSNLIWWIVGAVVVLLLAVAAWFAFGFGKKPEEKHVEQLPNVTVMIPGTTLVPRVLSATGSLAARREMPVGVAGEGGMVTRVLVEPGQWVGAGQVLATVDRSVQTQTAASLAAQISVARSDAAIAQSELNRAQQLVNRGFISKADLERKAATRDAALARVRVAQATLSEQNARTGRLDIRAPAAGLVLTRSVEPGQIVSSGSGVLFRMAKGGEMEMLAALSETDLAGLGVGVRAKVTPVGGKESFAGEVWQVSPIIDPQTRQGTARIALTYNPALRPGGFAAAEITSGAATSPQLPESAVLSDDRGNFVYVIGQDDKVVRRDVKVGAVSDSGVAVASGLAGTERVVVSAGAFLNPGQKVTPIVAKSAAKTGS; this is translated from the coding sequence ATGAACTACGAATCGGCGACGTTCGAAAATGACGGACGGCTGGCGCTTCCCGGTAGCGGAGCGCCGCGCTCCAACCTGATCTGGTGGATCGTCGGCGCGGTGGTCGTGCTGCTGCTTGCCGTGGCCGCCTGGTTCGCTTTCGGCTTCGGCAAGAAGCCCGAGGAAAAGCATGTCGAGCAATTGCCCAATGTGACCGTCATGATCCCCGGCACCACGCTGGTGCCGCGTGTCCTGTCAGCCACCGGCTCGCTTGCCGCACGACGCGAAATGCCCGTCGGCGTCGCCGGAGAAGGTGGCATGGTAACGCGCGTGCTGGTCGAACCCGGCCAGTGGGTCGGCGCGGGGCAGGTGCTCGCCACGGTCGACCGTTCGGTGCAGACCCAGACGGCGGCATCCCTGGCGGCGCAGATCAGCGTGGCACGTTCGGATGCGGCGATCGCCCAGTCCGAACTCAACCGTGCACAACAGCTGGTCAATCGCGGCTTCATTTCCAAGGCCGATCTCGAGCGCAAGGCGGCGACCCGCGATGCGGCGCTGGCGCGTGTCCGTGTCGCCCAGGCGACATTGAGCGAGCAGAATGCCCGTACCGGCCGTCTCGACATCCGCGCGCCCGCCGCCGGTCTGGTGCTGACGCGTAGCGTCGAACCTGGTCAGATCGTGAGCTCGGGCTCTGGCGTCCTGTTCCGCATGGCCAAGGGCGGCGAAATGGAAATGCTGGCGGCGCTCAGCGAGACCGATCTTGCCGGGCTCGGCGTTGGCGTACGCGCGAAAGTGACGCCGGTCGGCGGCAAGGAAAGCTTCGCCGGCGAAGTGTGGCAGGTGTCGCCGATCATCGATCCACAGACCCGCCAGGGCACCGCCCGTATTGCGCTGACCTATAATCCGGCGCTTCGTCCGGGCGGTTTCGCCGCAGCAGAGATCACCAGTGGCGCCGCGACTTCGCCGCAACTGCCGGAATCGGCGGTGCTGAGTGACGATCGCGGCAATTTCGTCTATGTCATCGGCCAGGATGACAAGGTGGTACGGCGTGACGTCAAGGTCGGCGCGGTGTCCGATTCGGGAGTTGCGGTCGCCTCCGGGCTGGCCGGTACCGAGCGGGTCGTGGTGTCGGCCGGCGCGTTCCTCAATCCAGGGCAGAAAGTGACGCCGATCGTCGCCAAGAGCGCCGCTAAGACCGGGAGCTGA
- a CDS encoding GlsB/YeaQ/YmgE family stress response membrane protein codes for MLASGIIGWLLIGLVAGILGKIIMPGKDPGGFIVTILIGIAGALLGGYLAPMLGWQPNAVWERYAAATAGAVILLALYRLVMTRRVR; via the coding sequence ATGCTCGCAAGTGGAATCATCGGGTGGTTGTTGATCGGCCTGGTGGCCGGCATTCTCGGCAAGATTATCATGCCCGGCAAAGATCCGGGCGGCTTTATCGTCACGATTCTGATCGGCATCGCGGGCGCGTTGCTCGGCGGCTATCTCGCGCCGATGCTCGGCTGGCAGCCCAATGCGGTGTGGGAACGCTATGCCGCGGCGACTGCCGGTGCCGTGATATTGCTGGCGCTGTACCGTCTGGTGATGACGCGCCGCGTGCGCTGA
- a CDS encoding SIMPL domain-containing protein (The SIMPL domain is named for its presence in mouse protein SIMPL (signalling molecule that associates with mouse pelle-like kinase). Bacterial member BP26, from Brucella, was shown to assemble into a channel-like structure, while YggE from E. coli has been associated with resistance to oxidative stress.), protein MKLIASALALAALPLASAPASAQVVPQMLPDGTILDVTATGQTTRVPDIATIRAGVVTQAATAGAALGDNAQAMARVLAALKRAGIEARDVNTANVGLSPQYRYAENQAPVITGYQATNTVSVRFRDIAKSGAILDALVKEGANQIDGPNLAIDKPDTALDEARTDAVKRARARAELYARAAGLTVSRIISITENGENAGGSPQPPMLYARAKEADASTQVAAGETNVTVAVNVRFLLK, encoded by the coding sequence ATGAAGTTGATCGCGTCCGCATTGGCGCTCGCCGCGCTGCCACTTGCCTCCGCCCCCGCAAGCGCGCAGGTCGTGCCGCAGATGCTGCCAGATGGTACCATATTGGATGTAACGGCCACCGGCCAAACGACGCGCGTGCCGGACATCGCGACGATTCGCGCCGGTGTGGTGACTCAGGCGGCGACCGCCGGCGCTGCGCTTGGCGACAATGCGCAGGCGATGGCCCGCGTCCTCGCCGCGCTGAAGCGCGCCGGGATCGAGGCGCGCGACGTGAACACCGCCAATGTCGGACTCAGCCCGCAATATCGCTACGCCGAGAATCAGGCGCCGGTGATCACCGGATATCAGGCGACCAACACCGTGTCGGTGCGGTTTCGCGACATCGCCAAGTCGGGCGCGATTCTCGACGCGCTGGTCAAGGAGGGTGCGAACCAGATCGACGGCCCCAATCTGGCGATCGACAAGCCCGACACCGCGCTCGACGAGGCGCGCACCGATGCGGTCAAACGCGCCCGCGCGCGCGCCGAACTCTATGCGCGTGCCGCCGGCCTGACCGTGTCGCGGATCATATCGATCACCGAAAATGGCGAGAATGCGGGCGGGTCGCCGCAGCCGCCAATGCTCTACGCACGCGCCAAAGAGGCCGATGCCTCGACTCAGGTCGCGGCGGGTGAAACCAACGTGACGGTGGCCGTCAATGTCCGTTTCCTGCTGAAATAA
- a CDS encoding GlsB/YeaQ/YmgE family stress response membrane protein translates to MVGLIVWLVVGGVCGWLASMIMRTDGQQGIILNIVVGIIGSVIASFLFGGGINQVITVTTFLYSLIGAVILLAIVNLVRRGSVR, encoded by the coding sequence ATGGTCGGTCTTATCGTTTGGCTCGTTGTTGGTGGCGTTTGTGGCTGGCTCGCCAGCATGATCATGCGCACAGACGGGCAACAGGGCATCATCCTGAACATCGTCGTCGGTATCATCGGATCGGTAATCGCATCGTTCCTGTTTGGCGGCGGCATCAATCAGGTGATCACTGTCACTACATTCCTCTATTCGCTGATCGGTGCGGTGATCCTGCTCGCGATCGTCAATCTGGTCCGTCGCGGCAGCGTTCGCTAG
- a CDS encoding DUF1153 domain-containing protein gives MIENQKIRPAKVIGPLGEPLTLDSLPPPETTRWVVRRKAEVVAAVNGGLMTVDEVCARYNLTVEEFAGWQRAIDRSGMPGLRVTRIQHYRSLYERQQKY, from the coding sequence ATGATCGAGAACCAGAAAATACGTCCAGCCAAGGTGATCGGTCCGCTCGGCGAGCCGCTGACCCTGGACAGCCTGCCCCCACCCGAAACGACACGCTGGGTCGTGCGCCGCAAGGCCGAAGTCGTCGCCGCGGTGAATGGCGGCCTGATGACGGTTGACGAGGTTTGTGCACGTTATAATCTGACGGTGGAGGAATTCGCCGGCTGGCAGCGGGCGATCGATCGCTCGGGTATGCCCGGCCTGCGCGTCACGCGGATCCAGCATTATCGCTCGCTTTACGAGCGGCAGCAGAAATACTGA
- the mnmA gene encoding tRNA 2-thiouridine(34) synthase MnmA, which yields MITEGDFQLGPELKGKRIVVAMSGGVDSSVVAALAARTGAETIGITLQLYDHGEAVGRAGSCCAGRDIRDARAVCDRLGIAHYVYDHESSFRADVIDGFADEYLAGRTPIPCVRCNMGPKFTDLFGMARDLGADCLATGHYVRRIEGPNGAELHRAVDPARDQSYFLFATTQAQLDYLRFPLGGLPKARVRELAAELGLGVAAKPDSQDICFVPDGDYASLVKKLRPEADTSGDIVDEAGRKLGEHRGLIHFTVGQRRGLEIGGTPEPLYVVRLDPDTRRVVVGPRTALAVDAARLTEINWIGGDHVGPVTAKVRSMAKLVPARLEQDRVRFDAPEYGVAPGQAAVLYAGDRVLGGGWIAETERAELALEPAIA from the coding sequence ATGATCACCGAAGGCGATTTTCAGCTCGGACCCGAGCTCAAGGGCAAGCGTATCGTCGTCGCCATGTCGGGCGGCGTGGACAGCTCGGTCGTCGCCGCCCTCGCTGCGCGCACCGGTGCTGAGACGATCGGCATCACGCTGCAGCTCTATGATCATGGCGAAGCGGTCGGCCGCGCCGGCTCCTGTTGCGCGGGCCGCGACATCCGCGATGCGCGCGCGGTGTGTGACCGGCTCGGCATTGCGCATTATGTCTATGACCATGAATCGAGCTTTCGCGCCGATGTGATCGACGGCTTTGCCGATGAATATCTTGCCGGACGCACGCCGATTCCGTGCGTACGCTGCAATATGGGGCCAAAATTCACCGACCTGTTCGGCATGGCGCGCGACCTTGGTGCGGATTGCCTGGCGACCGGCCATTATGTCCGCCGTATCGAGGGGCCGAACGGTGCCGAACTGCACCGCGCGGTCGATCCGGCGCGCGACCAGAGTTATTTCCTGTTCGCGACGACGCAAGCTCAGCTCGATTATCTGCGCTTTCCGCTGGGCGGCCTGCCCAAGGCACGCGTACGCGAACTGGCCGCGGAACTGGGCCTCGGTGTCGCGGCCAAGCCGGATAGCCAGGATATCTGCTTCGTGCCCGACGGCGATTATGCCTCGCTGGTCAAGAAGCTGCGGCCCGAGGCGGATACCAGTGGCGACATCGTCGACGAGGCGGGGCGCAAGCTCGGCGAGCATCGCGGCCTGATCCATTTCACCGTCGGCCAGCGCCGCGGGCTGGAGATCGGCGGCACACCTGAGCCGCTTTATGTCGTACGGCTCGACCCCGATACGCGCCGCGTCGTGGTCGGCCCGCGCACCGCGCTGGCGGTCGATGCCGCGCGTCTGACCGAGATCAACTGGATCGGTGGCGATCATGTCGGCCCGGTGACGGCCAAGGTGCGGTCGATGGCGAAGCTGGTCCCCGCCCGGCTGGAGCAGGATCGAGTGAGGTTCGATGCGCCGGAATATGGTGTCGCACCGGGTCAGGCCGCCGTGCTTTATGCCGGTGATCGTGTTCTGGGCGGCGGCTGGATCGCGGAAACCGAGCGGGCCGAACTCGCCCTCGAACCGGCCATCGCCTGA